The DNA window CCCATCGCTTTTCGGCGACTTTCTCGCGGGCTACCAGCGTGCTTTCGTGTTCGGCACCCAGGATGCGCTGTTCGTCGGCGAAAAGCTGCGACCACTCGGCCAGCGACGACAGCGAAGGTTGCTGTCGTCCCGCCAACAGGTGGCGGGCGGTCAGGGTGCTGAGGTGATCGCGACCGAGCACCTCAACGAGGTCCGGTATCAGCCGCGCGAACTCTTCGTAGGCGGTGGCGTCATCGCCGGCTCGCAGCTGCAGCGTGGCCAGCGACACCTTGAGCTCCAAGGCCGAGGGATGACGCTCGCCCAGCGTTGCGCGGCAGAGGGTGACCAGCTCGTTCGCCTGCCGCGCCGCGCCGGCGTAATCACCGTTGTTCGCGCACTCGGTCATCAGCCCGGTCAGTTCGGCCAGCGGGGCGGGCAACTCCTGCTGCGTCATTCGCCAATGAAACCGCTACAGCGCCGGTGCGGCAATTCACCACGCTCTAGCTGTAGCGATGCCGCGCGCGGAGACTACAGCCGGGCCGCCACGTCCGCGGCTCGATGAAGCTGATCGACATCCGAGCTCGTCGGGATCAGCTGAACCTCGTCGGTGCCGATCTCCTCGAACCTGCGCAAGACGTCCAGCAGCTCGTCCTCACTGCCGGCCCAGCCCGTCATCGGCGCCATCGCGTCGGCGTATTCGGCTGGTATCCAGTTCATGTAGCGGCGCAGATGACGATGAATTTGGTCGCGAGACTCCTCGGGCGATCCGAACGCGAACCAAAACGACGTGATCAGGTGGGGCTTGGGCTTGCCGGCCCCCGCCCAGGCTTCTCGGGTGACGTCGAACAGCTCGTTCTGCTTGGCGACGTCGAGGTCCAGGGTGGTGCCGGCCAGCCCGTCGGCCCACGCGGCCGCGCTGCGAATGGTTTTCGGCCCGATGCTGCCGACGAACAGCGGCGGACCGCCGGGCTGGACCGGCGCGGGCCCGACGGGCAGCACCGAGTCGGTGGTCTTCTCCCCCGCCCAGACCCGTTTCATCACCGCGACGCGCTCTGCCATGCCGCGCATCGTCTGCGTGGCCGGGTCGGCACCCACGGCGCGGTAGTCCTCCTGCCGGCCGCCCACCCCGATGCCCACGGTCAGTCGGCCGCCGCTGAGCAGATCGCCGGTCGCCAGCCCCTTGGCGAGCATGACGGGATCGTGCAGCTGCGGCACGATAACCGTCGTCAGCAGCCGGACCCGCGTGGTCCAGGCGGCCAGCGCACCCAACAACGTCAGGTTGTCAGGGTTGTCGAAGGCGATCCGCTCGCCCCAGCACAGCGACGAGAACGGGCCCTCGTCAGTGGCGCGCGCCCAGGTCTCGAGCACCGTCGCATCCAGATCCGGCTCCATCACCGGCATGGTCATCGCAATTCGCACGACCGCGATTCTGGCATGTTTAACATGCGGCCCTTCAGTGGAACGATGGAGCAGGTGGCGTTCACGAGTAGGTCCATCGCACATGTCCGGCTGACCGTGACCGATATCGAGCGGTCGCGGCAGTTCTACGAAAGCGTGTTCGGCTGGCCGGTGCTGTTGGAGGTTCCCGAGAACGCCGACGAACCCACCCGCAACCAGTTGGGCTTCCTGTTCGGCGGCGTCATCTATGACCTGGGCGGCACACTGCTGGGACTGCGGCCCGTCGCAGCGGATCGCTTCGACGAGGATCGCGTCGGACTCGACCACATCGCGTTTCGGCTCGGAAGCAAAGACGAATTAGATTCGGCGGCAGCGCATCTCGATGAGCTCAGCATCGTTCACGAGCCGATCAAGGACATCGGGCCGTCCTACATCCTGGAGTTCCGCGACCCCGACAACATCGCCCTGGAGCTGACCGCACCGAAATAACGCGGCGTTGTCGCGCCGGGCGCACAGTGGTTGACTGGAAAGAACTATGACCATCAGTTTCAACCACACCATCGTCGCCTCACGCGACAAGCGGGAATCCGCGGAGTTCCTGGCCGAGCTGTTCGGGCTGCCCGGCCCAAAACCCTTCGGCCACTTCATGGTTGTCGAGCTCGAGCACGGCGCCAGTCTCGACTACGCGGATGCCCCCGAAGGCGCGGACATCCCGCGTCAGCACTACGCGTTCCTGGTGTCCGAGGAGGAGTTCGACACCATCTACGGCAAGATCTCCTCACGCGGCCTGCAGCACTGGGCCGATCCGGGCGCCAAGCGCCCCGGCGAGATCAACCACAACCACGGTGGGCGCGGGGTCTATTTCCCGGATCCGTCCGGCCACGCCATGGAGATCCTCACCAGCCCGTACGGCTCGGCGGGCTGAGCGAGCAGGCGCGTTCGCCTAGTCGCCGGTGCGCGCGGTGCCGTGCCGCTGGCTTTCCTGCTTGCGATAGTCATCGGCGAGTTGCGCAACGTGCTTGGGCAGTCCACCGGTGGCGACGTCGGCCAGCGTCGTCTCCTCCAGCACCGACCGCATGCTGGCCCGCAGCGCGCGCCAGACGTCGGTGAGCGCCGCCGTCGGCCCCGAGTACGGCAAGTCGCCGAGTCCGATGTCCCGGACGCTGGCCAGCGGCCCGTCGATGCAGCGGAGCACATCGGCAATGCTGATGTCTTTACCGGGACGGGCCAATTCGTAGCCACCTTCGCGACCGCGATGGCTTCGCACCAGCCGGTCGGTGCGTAGGTTGGTGAGAATGTCTACGAGAAACTGCGGCGGAATGCCCTGGGCCTGGGCCAGGTCGTCGGTCTTCACTAGCGTCCCGTCGGGCACCGTGGCGAGCTGAATCATCGCCCGCACGGCATACTCCGCCTTCGCCGACATGCGCACTTACAGGATTGTGCCACCCGACGGCACAATTTCGGTGCAGCCTGGCTGATCCGCGGCCTACCCGCGTGATTCGAGCAGGTCGATGACCCGCTGCGCCTGCTCCACGACGGTGCGGTCCGGGGTGAGCCGCAGATCGGGGCTCACCGGCGCCTGATACGGGCTGTCGATGCCGGTGAACTGGGCGATCTCCCCCGCGCGCGCCTTGGCGTACAAACCCTTCGGATCACGCTTTTCGCATTCCTCGATCGGGGTGTCACAGAACACCTCGATGAAGTCGAAGCCGGCTTCGGCGTGCACCTGACGCGCCAGTTCGCGCTGCTCGGCCAGCGGACTGATCGCCGGCACCAGCACGACGTTGCCGCAGTCGGCGAGCAGTGCCGCCACATGCGCCAGCCGGCGCAGGTTTTCGGCTCGGTCGACCATGCTGAAGCCCAGGTCAGCGTTCAGGCCGTGTCGCAGGTTGTCACCGTCGAGAACGTAAGCCAGGGCTCCTTTTTCGATCAGCTTCTGCTCGACCAGCATGGCCACCGACGACTTGCCCGAACCGGACAGACCTGTGAACCACACCGTCTTACCGCGGGGCCGGGCCTCGGCGATGGCGGATGACTTGTGCCGCACTGTGTTCGGACTTGCCGCCTGCGCGGTCCCGTCGCGCAAAACCATGCCGGCCGCCACCGTTCCGTTGGTGTGCGGGTCGATGAGGATGAACGAGCCGGTGCTGGGGTTGCGGGTGTACTCGTCGAGCAGCAGCGGCACCTGGGTGCGCAGCGAAATGCGGCCGAGTTCATTGAGATTCAACGCCGTCGCGGTCTTGTCGCGATGGAGCGTGTTGACGTCCAGTCGGTAGTCGAGCGCGGTCACCTTCGCATGCGTGGTGCGGGTCGTGTGCTTGATCACGTAGTCGCGGCCGGGTTCGAGGGCCGCGTTGTCGGCCATCCAGCACACGGTCGCGTCGAAGTCCTGCGAGATCCTGGGCTGATTGTGGGTGCGGGCGATCAAATCGCCCCGGGAGATGTCGATCTCGTCGGCCAGGGTCAGCGATACGGCCATCGGCGGGAAGGCTTCTTCCACCGGACCATTCGGCCCATCGATGGCAGTGATGCGGGTGCGCTTGCCGACCGGCAGCACCACCACTTCATCGCCGGGTCGCATAACCCCGCTGGCGACGGTACCGGCGTAGCTGCGGTGGTCTTGGTGTTCGCGGGTGTGCGGGCGGATGACGTACTGGACCGGAAACCGCACGTCGACCATGTTGCGGTCACCCGCGATGTACACCTCCTCAAGGTGCGACAACAATGCCGGACCCTCATACCAGGGCGTTTGGTCCGACTTGGTCACCACGTTGTCGCCGTGCAGCGCCGAGAGCGGGATGGTGGCGACGTCGTGCACATCCAGACGAGCGGCGAAAGCATGGAACTCGTCCCGGATCGCCTCGAATTTCTCTCTGTCCCAACCGATCAGGTCCATCTTGTTGACAGCGAGCACGATGTGCTGGATGCCCAGCAGCGACGCCAGGAAGGTGTGCCGGCGCGACTGCTCCAACAGCCCGTGCCGGGCATCGACGAGCACGATCACCAGTTGAGCGGTCGACGCTCCGGTCACCATGTTGCGGGTGTACTGGATGTGGCCAGGGGTGTCGGCGATGATGAATTTCCGCTTGGGAGTTGCGAAGTAGCGGTAGGCGACGTCGATCGTGATGCCCTGTTCGCGCTCGGCCCGCAAGCCGTCGGTCACCAGCGCCAAATCGGTGTAGTCGTGTCCACGGTCCTTGGATGTCTGTTCCACCGCGGCCCACTGGTCTTCCATCACGGCCTTGGAGTCATAGAGCAGCCGACCGATCAGGGTGGACTTGCCGTCGTCGACGGAGCCCGCGGTTGCCAGGCGCAATAGCGTTGTCGGCCCGGCCATCAGAAGTACCCCTGCCGTTTGCGATCTTCCATGCCGGCCTCCGAGATCCGGTCGTCGGCCCGAGTGGCCCCGCGCTCGGTCAGCCGGGACACCGCGGTCTCGGCGATGACCTCATCCACGGTGGCGGCCTCCGATTCCACGCATCCCGTGCACGTGACGTCCCCGACGGTGCGGAAACGCACCGTCGTCTCGAACACCGGCTCGTCGGGACTCGGCTGCATGTTGCGGTCGACCGCCAGCAGCATGCCGTCGCGACGAAACACCTTGCGCCGGTGGGCATAATAGATCGATGGCAGCGCGATGTTCTCGGCGCCGATGTAGGACCAAATGTCGAATTCGGTCCAGTTGGACAACGGAAACACCCGGATGTGCTCACCCTTGTGATGCCGGCCGTTGTAGAGGTTCCACAGCTCGGGCCGCTGGGCCTTCGGATCCCATTGACCGAACTCGTCGCGGAAGCTGAACACGCGTTCCTTGGCGCGGGCCTTCTCTTCGTCGCGGCGCGCTCCCCCGAACGCGGCGTCGAACTTGTTCTCCCGGATGGCGCGCAGCAGCGTCACGGTCTGGATCGAGTTGCGGCCCTGCTTCGGCTCGACGACGCGGCCGGCGTCGATGTCCTCCTGGACCGAGGCGACCACCAGGCGCACGCCGTGCTCGGCCACCAACTCGTCGCGGGTCGCGATCACCTCGTCGAAGTTGTGCCCGGTGTCGACGTGCATCACCGGGAAGGGCAGCCGCCCGGGGCGGAACGCCCGCAGCGCCAGGTGCAGCATGACGATGGAATCCTTGCCGCCCGAGAACAGCAGCACCGGGCGCTCGAACTCCGCGGCCACCTCGCGGATGATGTGGATCGCCTCCGCCTCCAGCGAGCGCAGATGACTCAACTCGTACTGTCCGGCGGCCGGCGCCACCTTCAGGTCACTGGTCATGGCTTCCTTCGTAAAACCTGGTAGAACTGACCATATTTGGCATCTTAGCAATCTATAAGACCAGCTGGGTCCGACGCTGTCAACCGCGGGACCTGCGACCTACAGGGTCGGTTCAGATCGCGAGCGTAAGTGGGCTGCGCAAATCCTCGCGATCTTTCGCAGTGTGATTACGCTCGCGGCCGACGATGGCTCAGAGCGTGACCTCGTCGAGCTCGCCAGTGGCCACGTCGAAGACGAATCCGCGCGCGGAGACGTGCTTGGTGACGAACGGGCTGGCCTCCAGACGGCGCAGCGACTGGCGGACGTCCTCGGCGAGGTCGCCGAAAGCCTCGGCCGCCCACGGCGGTTTCACCCCGGTCTCCTCCTGGATACTGCGCTTGAAGTCGTCGTCGGTGAACGTGAGCATCCCGCAATCGGTGTGGTGGATCAGGATGATCTCCCGCGTCCCCAGCAGGCGTTGGCTGATGGCCAACGACCGGATCACGTCGTCGGTGACGACTCCGCCGGCATTGCGGATGACGTGGGCCTCCCCCTCGTTGAGCCCGAGGATGCGGTAGACGTCCAGCCGGGCGTCCATGCACGCGACGACCGCGACGTGTTTGCCCGGCGGCATCGGCAGCGGCCCTTCGAACGTGCTCGCGTACTGGGCGTTGTTGGCCAGGTAGTCATCGGTAACGGTCACGCCAGCCTCCTTGGGAGTATCGCGGCCCCAACGTGCTCGTTTGCTGCACGGCTCGGTACCGCGGTGGATCCTAACAACCGATCACACGCGATTCACCCATGAGAATCAACCGGATCAGAAGGCGGCCGAACGCGCCGGGCGCTGCAAGGCGCGACGCTGTGCTGCGGGGTCGATAGCCTGTCCCAATGCGAGCTGGAGTGTGCGGACGGGCATGACTCGGTTTCTGGCTCGCCGGTTGCTCAACTATGTCGTGCTGCTGGCGTTGGCATCGTTTCTGACGTTTTGCCTGACGTCGGTGGCCTTCAGGCCCTTGGACAGCCTTTTGCAGCGCAGTCCGCGGCCGCCACAAGCCGTGATCGACGCCAAGGCCCACACCCTGGGCCTGGATGAACCGATACCGATCCGCTACGCGCACTGGGCGTCGCACGCCGTCCGCGGCGACTTCGGCAAGACGGTCACCGGACAGCCCGTCGGTACGACGCTCTGGCGTCGCGTCGGAGTGACCCTGCGCCTGCTGATCATCGGTTCGGTGGTGGGAACCGTCATGGGCATCGGGGCCGGGGCATGGGGCGCCATTCGCCAGTATCGACTCAGCGATCGCGTGGTCACCATGGTGGCCCTGCTGGTGCTCAGCACCCCGACATTCGTGATCGCCAGCCTGCTGATCCTTGGCGCGCTGCGGGTCAATTGGGCCCTGGGCATCCATATTTTCGACTACACCGGCGAGACCTCACCGGGTGTAACCGGCGGGAGCGGCGCGCAGCTCCTCGACCGGTTACGGCATTTGGTCCTGCCGTCGCTGACCCTGGCGCTGGCCGCAGCGGCCGGCTACAGCCGTTATCAGCGCAACGCGATGCTGGACGTCCTCGGCCAGGATTTCATTCGCACCGCGCGCGCCAAAGGACTCACCCGGCGGCGGGCGCTAATCAAACACGGGCTGCGCACCGCTCTGATCCCGCTGGCCACCCTGTTCGCCTATGGGGTGGCCGGTTTGGTGACCGGAGCGGTGTTCGTGGAGAAGATCTTCGGCTGGCACGGCATGGGCGAATGGCTGGTGCAGGGCATCGCAACTCAGGACACCAACATCATCGCGGCGATCACCTTGTTCTCCGGCGCGGTGGTGTTGCTGGCCGGTCTGCTTTCGGACGTGTTCTACGCAGCGCTTGATCCGCGGGTGCGGGTGTCATGACCTCCGAGGCGAACGTCGATGGCGCCCATGGCCTTTCGGGACACGAAGTCGCGGACTTCACCTCCCGCCGCACCCTGGTGCTACGGCGGTTTGTCCGCAACCGGTTCGCGGTGGCGTCGTTGACGTTGTTGGTGCTGTTGTTCGTCGGGTGCTACGCGCTGCCCGCGGTGCTGCCCTATTCCTACGAAGACCTCGACTTCACCGCGCTGCTGCAGCCGCCGAACGCGCGCCACTGGCTGGGCACCAACGCGCTGGGTCAAGACCTGTTGGCGCAAATCCTGCGCGGGATGCAGAAGTCGATGCTGATCGGCGTCTGTGTGGCGGTGATCTCCACCGGCATCGCCGCCACCGTCGGGTCGATCTCTGGCTATTTCGGTGGCTGGCGCGACCGCGTGCTGATGTGGGTCGTCGACCTGTTGTTGGTGGTGCCCAGTTTCATCCTCATCGCCATCGTGACGCCGCGAATCAAGAACTCGGCCAACGTCGTGATGCTGGTTCTGCTGCTGGCCGGTTTCGGCTGGATGGTCAGCTCGCGCATGGTGCGCGGTATGACCATGAGTTTGCGTGAGCGCGAATTCATCCAGGCCGCAAGGTATATGGGCGTATCCAGCCGCCGCATCATCGTCGGCCACGTGGTGCCCAACGTGGCGTCCATTCTGATCATCGACGCCGCGCTCAACGTCGCCTCGGCCATCCTGGCCGAAACCGGCTTGAGCTTCCTCGGTTTCGGTATCCAGCCACCCGACGTGTCGCTGGGGACGTTGATCGCCAACGGCACCCAGTCCGCAACCACCTTTCCGTGGGTATTTCTGTTTCCCGCGGGAGTGCTGGTGCTGATTTTGGTGTGCGCCAACCTCACCGGCGACGGCCTGCGGGACGCACTTGACCCCGGCAGCGGTTTGTCGGGGGGTGGGGACCGGTGAGCCCGCTGCTGGAGGTGACCGACCTGGCCGTCACGTTCCCGACGACGGGCGCGCCGGTGACCGCGGTACGAGGCATCAGCTACCACATCGAGCCGGGCGAAGTCGTCGCCATGGTCGGCGAATCAGGTTCGGGGAAATCGGTTTCCGCAATGGCGGCCATCGGCCTGTTGCCGCAGTACGCGCAGGTGCGCGGCTCGGTGCGGCTGCACGAGACCGAGCTGATGGGCCTGGGCGACCACGCGATGTCGCGGTTGCGCGGCAAGGCGGTCGGCATGGTGTTCCAGGATCCGATGTCGGCGCTGACTCCCGTTTACACCGTCGGCGACCAGATCGCAGAGGCGATCGAGATCCACCAGCCGCGGTTGGGCAAGAGAGCCGCTCGCCGGCGCGCGGTGGAACTACTCGAGCTGGTGGGAATCGCGCAGCCGGAGCGCCGCGCCCGTGCGTTTCCACACGAACTGTCCGGCGGCGAGCGACAACGGGTGGTCATCGCGATCGCGATCGCCAACGACCCCGACCTGTTGATCTGTGACGAGCCGACCACGGCACTGGATGTCACGGTGCAGGCGCAAGTTCTCGAGGTACTCAAGACGGCGCGCGACATCACCGGCGCCGGGGTGCTCATCATCACTCACGACCTCGGTGTGGTCGCCGAGTTCGCCGACCGCGCCCTGGTGATGTATGCCGGGCGCGTCGTCGAATCCGCCGATGTGACAAGGCTTTACCGGGATCGTCGAATGCCCTACACCGTCGGTCTGCTGGGCTCGGTCCCGCGGCTGGACGTCGCACAGGGCACCCGGCTGGTGCCGATTCCCGGTGCGCCGCCGTCGCTGGCGGGCCTGGATCCGGGATGCCCGTTCGCTCCGCGCTGCCCGCTGGCCATCGACGAATGCCGGCTCGACGAGCCGGAATTGCTTCCGGTCGGCAGCGATCACCGGGCGGCCTGCATCCGCACCGATCAGGTCGACGGGCGAAGCGCAGCCGATATCTACGGAGTGAGCACGGCAGCCCGCCAGGCAGAATCCGCTGACACGCCGGTGGTCGTTCGGGTGCGCGAGCTGACCAAGACCTTCAAGCTGACGAAGGGTGTGTTCCGCCGAAACGCCGGCGAGGTCCGCGCCGTCGACGGCGTCAGTTTCGAACTGCGGCAGGGCCGCACCCTGGGCATCGTCGGCGAGTCCGGTTCAGGCAAGTCGACCACCCTGCACGAGATCTTGGAACTCACCGCGCCGCAATCCGGTTCGATCGAAGTGCTCGGCTCCGATGTCACCACGCTGAGCGCCGCGAACAGGCGATCGATGCGGCGCGACATTCAGGTCGTGTTCCAAGACCCGGTCGCCTCACTGGACCCGCGACTGCCGGTGTTCGATCTCCTCGCGGAACCCCTGCGGGCCAACGGATTCGACAAGGATCGCACCAACGCGCGCGTCGCCGAGCTGCTCGAGATCGTGGGACTGCGCCGCGCCGACGCAGTCCGTTACCCCGCCGAGTTCTCCGGCGGGCAAAAGCAGCGCATCGGCATTGCCCGGGCGCTGGCCTTGCAGCCGAAGATCCTGGCGCTCGACGAACCGGTTTCCGCGCTCGACGTGTCCATCCAGGCCGGGATCATCAACCTGCTGCTCGACCTCCAAGAGCGGTTCGGCCTTTCCTACCTGTTTGTCTCCCATGATCTTTCGGTGGTCAAGCACCTCGCGCACCACGTCGTCGTGATGTATGCCGGCGCCATCGTGGAGCAGGGTGACAGCCGGCACGTCTTCGCCGATCCGCAACACGAATACACCCAACGGCTGCTGAACGCGGTGCCGCAACCGGATCCGGGCAGACGTGTCTAGCCGGGCGGCCAGGGTGGGCCATGGCACCCGGTTCGGGGCAGTGGTTTTCGCGATGACGCTGACACTGTCGGGCTGCTCGCCGGCCGTCAACCTGATTCCAGAAACCGGCCACAACGCGCAGATCGGCTCGACCAGCGACATCAACCCACACGATCCGGCCACCCTTCAGGACGGCGGCGACCTGCACCTCGCGCTCACCGACTTTCCGCCGAACTTCAACATCCTGCACATCGACGGCAATTCAGCCGACGTCTCCGCGATGATGAAGGCAACCCTGCCGCGGGCCTTCGTCATCGGGCCGGACGGCTCGACGACGGTAGACACCGACTACTTCACCAGCATCGAGCTCACCGGCACGGCGCCGCAGGTGGTCACGTACACGATCAACCCGAAGGCGGTGTGGTCCGACGGCACGCCGATCACCTGGGAGGACATCGCCAGCCAGATCCACGCCCTGAGCGGCGCCGACAAGACCTTCGAGATCGCCGGCCCCAGCGGCGCGGACCGCGTCGCCTCGGTGACCCGCGGTGCCGACGACCGGCAGGCCATCATGACGTTCGCCAAGCCATACGCCGAATGGCGCGGCATGTTCGCCGGCAACGGGATGCTGTTGCCCAAGAGCATGACGGCCACCCCGGAGGCCTTCAACAAGGGCCAGCTCGAGGGGCCCGGCCCGTCGGCCGGACCGTTCGTCGTCTCGTCGCTGGATCGGACCACCCAGCGGATCGTGTTGAGCCGCAACCCGAAATGGTGGGGGGCACGGCCCCGCCTGGACAGCATTACCTACCTGGTGCTCGACGATGCCGCGCGGCTACCGGCGCTGCAGAACAACACCATCGACGCCACCGGGGTCGGCAGCGTCGATCAGCTCACCATCGCGCAGCGCACCAAGGGGATCTCGATCCGGCGCGCGCCCGCACCGTCGTGGTCTCACTTCACGTTCAACGGCGCCCCCGGATCGATCCTGGCCGA is part of the Mycobacterium mantenii genome and encodes:
- a CDS encoding LLM class flavin-dependent oxidoreductase, which encodes MTMPVMEPDLDATVLETWARATDEGPFSSLCWGERIAFDNPDNLTLLGALAAWTTRVRLLTTVIVPQLHDPVMLAKGLATGDLLSGGRLTVGIGVGGRQEDYRAVGADPATQTMRGMAERVAVMKRVWAGEKTTDSVLPVGPAPVQPGGPPLFVGSIGPKTIRSAAAWADGLAGTTLDLDVAKQNELFDVTREAWAGAGKPKPHLITSFWFAFGSPEESRDQIHRHLRRYMNWIPAEYADAMAPMTGWAGSEDELLDVLRRFEEIGTDEVQLIPTSSDVDQLHRAADVAARL
- a CDS encoding ABC transporter family substrate-binding protein → MTLTLSGCSPAVNLIPETGHNAQIGSTSDINPHDPATLQDGGDLHLALTDFPPNFNILHIDGNSADVSAMMKATLPRAFVIGPDGSTTVDTDYFTSIELTGTAPQVVTYTINPKAVWSDGTPITWEDIASQIHALSGADKTFEIAGPSGADRVASVTRGADDRQAIMTFAKPYAEWRGMFAGNGMLLPKSMTATPEAFNKGQLEGPGPSAGPFVVSSLDRTTQRIVLSRNPKWWGARPRLDSITYLVLDDAARLPALQNNTIDATGVGSVDQLTIAQRTKGISIRRAPAPSWSHFTFNGAPGSILADKALRVAVAKGIDRQTIARVVQYGLTSDPVALGNHIYVAGQQGYQDNSSAVPYDPAAASRELDALGWKRTGQFREKDGRQLVIRDLFYDAQGSRQFAQIAQHSLAQIGVKLELVSRSGSGFFTNYINVGAFDMAQFGWLGDAFPLSALTQIYKSDGESNFGKIGSERIDAAIEGTLEELDPAKARALANDLDKMIWAEGFSLPLTQSPGDVAVRSTLANFGAAGLADLDYTAIGFTRS
- a CDS encoding VOC family protein translates to MTISFNHTIVASRDKRESAEFLAELFGLPGPKPFGHFMVVELEHGASLDYADAPEGADIPRQHYAFLVSEEEFDTIYGKISSRGLQHWADPGAKRPGEINHNHGGRGVYFPDPSGHAMEILTSPYGSAG
- a CDS encoding dipeptide ABC transporter ATP-binding protein yields the protein MSPLLEVTDLAVTFPTTGAPVTAVRGISYHIEPGEVVAMVGESGSGKSVSAMAAIGLLPQYAQVRGSVRLHETELMGLGDHAMSRLRGKAVGMVFQDPMSALTPVYTVGDQIAEAIEIHQPRLGKRAARRRAVELLELVGIAQPERRARAFPHELSGGERQRVVIAIAIANDPDLLICDEPTTALDVTVQAQVLEVLKTARDITGAGVLIITHDLGVVAEFADRALVMYAGRVVESADVTRLYRDRRMPYTVGLLGSVPRLDVAQGTRLVPIPGAPPSLAGLDPGCPFAPRCPLAIDECRLDEPELLPVGSDHRAACIRTDQVDGRSAADIYGVSTAARQAESADTPVVVRVRELTKTFKLTKGVFRRNAGEVRAVDGVSFELRQGRTLGIVGESGSGKSTTLHEILELTAPQSGSIEVLGSDVTTLSAANRRSMRRDIQVVFQDPVASLDPRLPVFDLLAEPLRANGFDKDRTNARVAELLEIVGLRRADAVRYPAEFSGGQKQRIGIARALALQPKILALDEPVSALDVSIQAGIINLLLDLQERFGLSYLFVSHDLSVVKHLAHHVVVMYAGAIVEQGDSRHVFADPQHEYTQRLLNAVPQPDPGRRV
- a CDS encoding Rrf2 family transcriptional regulator, which encodes MRMSAKAEYAVRAMIQLATVPDGTLVKTDDLAQAQGIPPQFLVDILTNLRTDRLVRSHRGREGGYELARPGKDISIADVLRCIDGPLASVRDIGLGDLPYSGPTAALTDVWRALRASMRSVLEETTLADVATGGLPKHVAQLADDYRKQESQRHGTARTGD
- a CDS encoding ABC transporter permease, which codes for MTRFLARRLLNYVVLLALASFLTFCLTSVAFRPLDSLLQRSPRPPQAVIDAKAHTLGLDEPIPIRYAHWASHAVRGDFGKTVTGQPVGTTLWRRVGVTLRLLIIGSVVGTVMGIGAGAWGAIRQYRLSDRVVTMVALLVLSTPTFVIASLLILGALRVNWALGIHIFDYTGETSPGVTGGSGAQLLDRLRHLVLPSLTLALAAAAGYSRYQRNAMLDVLGQDFIRTARAKGLTRRRALIKHGLRTALIPLATLFAYGVAGLVTGAVFVEKIFGWHGMGEWLVQGIATQDTNIIAAITLFSGAVVLLAGLLSDVFYAALDPRVRVS
- the cysD gene encoding sulfate adenylyltransferase subunit CysD, giving the protein MTSDLKVAPAAGQYELSHLRSLEAEAIHIIREVAAEFERPVLLFSGGKDSIVMLHLALRAFRPGRLPFPVMHVDTGHNFDEVIATRDELVAEHGVRLVVASVQEDIDAGRVVEPKQGRNSIQTVTLLRAIRENKFDAAFGGARRDEEKARAKERVFSFRDEFGQWDPKAQRPELWNLYNGRHHKGEHIRVFPLSNWTEFDIWSYIGAENIALPSIYYAHRRKVFRRDGMLLAVDRNMQPSPDEPVFETTVRFRTVGDVTCTGCVESEAATVDEVIAETAVSRLTERGATRADDRISEAGMEDRKRQGYF
- a CDS encoding beta-class carbonic anhydrase is translated as MTVTDDYLANNAQYASTFEGPLPMPPGKHVAVVACMDARLDVYRILGLNEGEAHVIRNAGGVVTDDVIRSLAISQRLLGTREIILIHHTDCGMLTFTDDDFKRSIQEETGVKPPWAAEAFGDLAEDVRQSLRRLEASPFVTKHVSARGFVFDVATGELDEVTL
- the cysC gene encoding adenylyl-sulfate kinase, coding for MAGPTTLLRLATAGSVDDGKSTLIGRLLYDSKAVMEDQWAAVEQTSKDRGHDYTDLALVTDGLRAEREQGITIDVAYRYFATPKRKFIIADTPGHIQYTRNMVTGASTAQLVIVLVDARHGLLEQSRRHTFLASLLGIQHIVLAVNKMDLIGWDREKFEAIRDEFHAFAARLDVHDVATIPLSALHGDNVVTKSDQTPWYEGPALLSHLEEVYIAGDRNMVDVRFPVQYVIRPHTREHQDHRSYAGTVASGVMRPGDEVVVLPVGKRTRITAIDGPNGPVEEAFPPMAVSLTLADEIDISRGDLIARTHNQPRISQDFDATVCWMADNAALEPGRDYVIKHTTRTTHAKVTALDYRLDVNTLHRDKTATALNLNELGRISLRTQVPLLLDEYTRNPSTGSFILIDPHTNGTVAAGMVLRDGTAQAASPNTVRHKSSAIAEARPRGKTVWFTGLSGSGKSSVAMLVEQKLIEKGALAYVLDGDNLRHGLNADLGFSMVDRAENLRRLAHVAALLADCGNVVLVPAISPLAEQRELARQVHAEAGFDFIEVFCDTPIEECEKRDPKGLYAKARAGEIAQFTGIDSPYQAPVSPDLRLTPDRTVVEQAQRVIDLLESRG
- a CDS encoding VOC family protein: MEQVAFTSRSIAHVRLTVTDIERSRQFYESVFGWPVLLEVPENADEPTRNQLGFLFGGVIYDLGGTLLGLRPVAADRFDEDRVGLDHIAFRLGSKDELDSAAAHLDELSIVHEPIKDIGPSYILEFRDPDNIALELTAPK
- a CDS encoding ABC transporter permease, translated to MTSEANVDGAHGLSGHEVADFTSRRTLVLRRFVRNRFAVASLTLLVLLFVGCYALPAVLPYSYEDLDFTALLQPPNARHWLGTNALGQDLLAQILRGMQKSMLIGVCVAVISTGIAATVGSISGYFGGWRDRVLMWVVDLLLVVPSFILIAIVTPRIKNSANVVMLVLLLAGFGWMVSSRMVRGMTMSLREREFIQAARYMGVSSRRIIVGHVVPNVASILIIDAALNVASAILAETGLSFLGFGIQPPDVSLGTLIANGTQSATTFPWVFLFPAGVLVLILVCANLTGDGLRDALDPGSGLSGGGDR